From Bacillus sp. Bos-x628, the proteins below share one genomic window:
- a CDS encoding cation:dicarboxylase symporter family transporter → MKKLGLASQILIALVLGVVVGALFYQNETVINILTPVGDIFIHLIKMIVLPIVIAALIVAVAGVGDMKTIGRLGGKTILYFEVVTTIALAVGLLAANVFHPGTGIDMSNMEKGDISKYEETSKASAEKATLSETLVHLVPTNVFQSIAEGDLLPTIFFTVLFGLGIAAVGDKGKPVLGFFEGILEAMFWVTNKVMKFAPFGVFALISVTVIKFGVGALLPLGKLVLVVYGTMAFFVIVVLGMIAKMAGTNIFILFRVLKEEIILAFSTASSEAVLPRLMDKMEKFGCPKAITSFVIPTGYTFNLDGSAIYQSIAAIFVAQMYGMPLSLYEQITLLLILMLTSKGMAGVPGASIVVVITTLGAMGLPLEGLAFIVGIDRLLDMVRTTVNVFGNSLAAIVMSKWEKVFDQEKSKKYIEQLKHQTKAA, encoded by the coding sequence ATGAAAAAGTTAGGGTTAGCTTCTCAAATACTCATTGCACTTGTACTGGGTGTTGTCGTAGGAGCGCTTTTTTATCAAAATGAAACGGTTATTAATATTTTAACGCCGGTTGGCGATATATTCATCCATTTAATTAAAATGATTGTCCTTCCAATTGTCATTGCCGCATTGATTGTAGCAGTAGCAGGTGTAGGGGATATGAAAACCATTGGAAGGCTCGGAGGAAAAACCATCCTTTACTTCGAGGTCGTGACGACGATTGCATTAGCAGTAGGACTGCTTGCAGCAAACGTCTTCCATCCTGGTACTGGAATTGACATGAGTAACATGGAAAAAGGCGATATCTCTAAATACGAAGAGACATCAAAGGCTTCAGCAGAAAAAGCCACTTTATCTGAAACACTTGTGCACCTTGTGCCAACGAACGTCTTCCAATCGATCGCAGAAGGTGATCTATTACCAACGATTTTCTTTACTGTCTTATTCGGATTAGGTATTGCCGCAGTAGGAGATAAAGGGAAACCAGTGCTAGGATTTTTCGAAGGTATACTCGAAGCCATGTTCTGGGTCACTAATAAAGTGATGAAGTTCGCACCATTTGGTGTATTCGCACTCATTAGTGTAACAGTAATTAAGTTCGGGGTCGGAGCACTGCTCCCGCTAGGTAAACTTGTCCTTGTCGTTTATGGAACAATGGCATTCTTTGTCATTGTGGTACTCGGCATGATTGCAAAAATGGCTGGAACGAATATCTTTATCTTATTCAGAGTTTTAAAAGAAGAAATCATTCTTGCATTCTCAACAGCAAGTTCAGAAGCTGTACTACCTAGATTAATGGATAAAATGGAGAAATTCGGCTGTCCGAAAGCGATCACATCGTTCGTTATTCCGACAGGTTATACCTTTAACTTAGATGGCAGTGCCATTTATCAATCAATTGCCGCCATATTTGTTGCACAAATGTATGGCATGCCACTTTCCCTTTATGAGCAAATTACGTTATTATTAATCTTAATGCTGACATCCAAAGGAATGGCTGGTGTACCTGGTGCTTCAATCGTTGTGGTCATCACAACACTTGGCGCTATGGGACTTCCACTTGAAGGTCTTGCCTTCATCGTAGGAATTGACCGCTTGCTTGACATGGTTCGTACAACAGTCAACGTTTTTGGTAACTCACTAGCCGCTATCGTGATGTCTAAGTGGGAAAAAGTATTTGATCAAGAGAAATCGAAGAAGTATATTGAACAATTAAAGCATCAAACAAAAGCAGCGTAA
- the aspA gene encoding aspartate ammonia-lyase: MTKLQDKQVRIERDFLGEKEVDIHAYYGIQTLRAVENFPITGYRIHEELIKALGIVKKAAALANMDTHRLYSGLGEKIVQAADEVIEGKWNNQFIVDPIQGGAGTSMNMNANEVIANRALELLGKEKGAYTELSPNTHVNMSQSTNDVFPTAIHISTLNMIEKLLYTMENMHQVLTEKAQEFDHVIKMGRTHLQDAVPIRLGQEFNAYAKVLARDMKRIKQSRQHLYEVNMGATAVGTGLNADPKYIRKVVGYLSDISGLPLVGAEDLVDATQNTDAYTEVSAALKVCMMNMSKMANDIRLMASGPRAGFGELHLPPRQPGSSIMPGKVNPVMPEVMNQVAFQVIGNDHTICLASEAGQLELNVMEPVLIFNLLQSLSMMKNVFESFVDNCLRDLKADEARLKEYVEKSAGVMTAVNPHIGYEAAARIAREAILTGASVRELCLQNDVLTEEELDVILNPFEMTKPGIAGASLLEKDRLED, from the coding sequence ATGACGAAGCTACAGGACAAGCAAGTTCGAATCGAACGAGACTTTCTAGGTGAAAAGGAAGTAGACATTCATGCATATTATGGAATTCAAACATTACGTGCAGTTGAAAACTTTCCAATTACTGGCTACCGTATTCATGAGGAACTCATCAAAGCATTAGGGATTGTCAAAAAGGCAGCCGCACTTGCTAATATGGATACACATCGACTTTATTCTGGTCTTGGAGAAAAAATTGTACAAGCAGCAGATGAGGTCATTGAGGGAAAATGGAATAACCAATTTATTGTCGATCCAATTCAAGGCGGGGCTGGCACTTCAATGAATATGAATGCCAATGAAGTCATTGCAAACAGAGCGCTCGAACTATTAGGAAAGGAAAAGGGCGCTTATACTGAGCTAAGTCCAAACACTCATGTGAACATGTCACAGTCTACAAACGACGTGTTCCCAACAGCGATTCATATTTCTACATTAAATATGATTGAAAAGCTGCTTTATACGATGGAAAACATGCATCAAGTCCTGACGGAAAAAGCGCAGGAATTTGACCATGTCATTAAAATGGGGCGTACACATCTTCAGGATGCTGTTCCGATTAGGCTTGGTCAGGAATTTAATGCTTATGCAAAAGTACTCGCTCGTGATATGAAGCGCATAAAGCAATCCAGACAGCATCTATATGAAGTGAATATGGGTGCAACTGCAGTTGGTACAGGGCTCAATGCAGACCCGAAATATATTCGCAAAGTTGTTGGCTATTTGTCTGACATTAGCGGATTACCATTAGTTGGAGCAGAGGACTTAGTCGATGCTACGCAAAATACGGATGCTTATACAGAAGTATCTGCTGCCTTAAAGGTATGTATGATGAATATGTCGAAAATGGCAAACGATATTCGTTTGATGGCTTCAGGTCCAAGAGCAGGCTTTGGTGAGCTGCACTTGCCGCCTAGACAGCCAGGTTCATCTATCATGCCAGGGAAAGTAAATCCGGTTATGCCAGAGGTGATGAACCAGGTTGCTTTTCAAGTGATCGGTAATGATCACACCATTTGCCTTGCATCAGAGGCTGGTCAGCTTGAGCTTAACGTAATGGAACCAGTGCTTATTTTCAACTTGCTTCAATCTCTCAGCATGATGAAAAATGTATTTGAATCCTTCGTTGACAATTGCTTGCGTGACTTAAAAGCAGATGAAGCGAGATTAAAAGAATATGTAGAAAAGAGTGCCGGTGTCATGACGGCGGTCAATCCGCATATTGGTTACGAAGCCGCTGCACGAATTGCAAGAGAAGCGATCCTTACAGGCGCATCTGTACGTGAGCTTTGTCTGCAAAATGATGTTTTAACAGAGGAAGAGCTTGATGTGATCTTAAATCCTTTTGAAATGACCAAACCCGGTATTGCTGGCGCATCACTTTTAGAAAAGGATCGTTTAGAAGATTAA